The following proteins are co-located in the Ensifer sp. WSM1721 genome:
- a CDS encoding DUF1285 domain-containing protein, with translation MAETKIQRTGDAAGLAALIARAAGQTDGEARGLPPVERWNPPFCGDIDMEIRADGTWFYMGTPIGRQPLVRLFSTVLRRDADGKTYLVTPVEKVGIRVADAPFIAVEMSITVKDDENVLTFRTNVGDVVEAGPEHPLRFVIHGDNRELKPYLHVRGGLEALVSRPVMYDIVELGESIDVGGVEMFCVKSAGAVFPIMPAAELEALSR, from the coding sequence ATGGCAGAAACGAAGATTCAGCGGACGGGCGATGCGGCGGGGCTCGCCGCACTCATTGCGCGCGCTGCCGGTCAGACGGATGGCGAAGCAAGGGGATTGCCACCGGTCGAGCGCTGGAATCCGCCGTTCTGCGGCGACATCGACATGGAAATTCGTGCTGACGGAACCTGGTTCTACATGGGCACGCCGATCGGCCGCCAGCCGCTGGTGAGGCTGTTCTCGACAGTCCTGCGCAGGGACGCGGATGGCAAGACCTATCTCGTGACGCCGGTGGAAAAGGTCGGCATCCGGGTCGCCGATGCCCCATTCATCGCCGTCGAAATGAGCATTACGGTGAAGGACGACGAGAATGTGCTGACGTTCCGCACCAATGTCGGCGATGTCGTGGAGGCCGGGCCGGAGCACCCCCTGCGTTTCGTCATCCACGGCGACAATCGCGAGCTGAAGCCTTATCTCCACGTGCGCGGAGGCCTGGAGGCGCTCGTCTCCAGGCCGGTGATGTACGACATCGTCGAGCTCGGCGAGAGCATTGACGTCGGCGGTGTCGAGATGTTCTGCGTCAAATCGGCGGGGGCGGTTTTCCCGATCATGCCGGCGGCGGAGCTGGAAGCGCTGTCCAGATGA
- a CDS encoding MoxR family ATPase, whose amino-acid sequence MSVMKSAVELADEKAIVAAAEAALGEIALIRAEIGKVIFGQESVVEQTLLAVLSGGHALLVGVPGLAKTKLVATLGTVLGLDNSRIQFTPDLMPSDILGSEVMDQDAAGHRSFRFIAGPIFTQLLMADEINRASPRTQSALLQAMQEYHITVAGARKDLPQPFHVLATQNPLEQEGTYPLPEAQLDRFLMQVDVGYPELSAERQILLETTGVVEAEARPVINAERLQQLQSLIRQMPVGEKVVDAILALVRSARPGNGNAATDKNVAWGPGPRAGQALMLSARARALYDGRLAPSIDDILALAEPVLQHRMALTFAARAEGMTVRDVIADLVKRAKA is encoded by the coding sequence ATGAGTGTTATGAAGAGCGCGGTCGAACTGGCCGATGAGAAGGCGATCGTCGCGGCAGCGGAAGCGGCCCTTGGCGAGATCGCGCTCATCCGCGCGGAGATCGGCAAGGTCATCTTCGGTCAGGAAAGCGTGGTGGAGCAGACCCTGCTCGCGGTTCTTTCCGGCGGCCACGCGCTGCTTGTCGGTGTGCCCGGTCTGGCCAAGACAAAGCTCGTCGCGACCCTCGGCACCGTTCTCGGCCTCGACAACAGCCGCATTCAATTCACGCCGGACCTGATGCCGTCCGACATTCTGGGCTCGGAAGTGATGGATCAGGACGCGGCCGGCCATCGCTCCTTCCGCTTCATCGCCGGCCCCATCTTCACGCAGCTCCTGATGGCCGACGAGATCAACCGTGCCTCGCCGCGCACGCAATCGGCGCTGCTGCAGGCGATGCAGGAATACCACATCACCGTCGCCGGTGCCCGTAAGGACCTGCCGCAACCTTTCCATGTGCTCGCGACGCAGAATCCCCTCGAACAGGAGGGCACCTACCCTCTCCCGGAAGCTCAGCTCGACCGCTTCCTGATGCAGGTCGATGTCGGTTACCCTGAGCTTTCCGCCGAACGGCAAATCCTCCTTGAAACGACGGGTGTCGTAGAGGCCGAGGCCCGTCCGGTGATCAATGCCGAGCGCCTGCAGCAGCTCCAGAGCCTGATCCGTCAGATGCCGGTGGGCGAGAAGGTTGTCGACGCCATTCTGGCGCTGGTGCGTTCCGCCCGTCCCGGCAACGGTAATGCCGCCACCGACAAGAACGTCGCCTGGGGTCCGGGCCCGCGCGCCGGCCAAGCCTTGATGCTCTCGGCCCGCGCACGTGCGCTCTACGATGGCCGGCTCGCGCCCTCCATCGACGATATCCTGGCGCTTGCCGAACCCGTCCTGCAGCACCGGATGGCGCTGACCTTTGCGGCCCGTGCCGAGGGCATGACTGTGCGCGACGTCATAGCCGACCTAGTGAAACGGGCCAAGGCATAA
- a CDS encoding DUF58 domain-containing protein gives MASIGHIVARTPSGEVLSRAQQRAMLVPDCLVEARRIANTVISGWHGRRKRGIGENFWQFRPYSEGESLSRIDWRRSAKDDHTYVRDREWEAAHTIWLWADLSPSMMYKSTLGAVSKESRALVLMLALAEILARSGERIGCPGVMEPVSARNAAERLATAIMLSPLAEGLPDTGMIRGASDLVLIGDFLDPADKVMERLGPLARRGLRGHVVEIADPAEEVFPYAGRTEFTDPETGEKLTAGRAEILREDYQRAYRARRDSLGDSLRHLGWTFIPHRTDRPASEALVAVHMYLSGMPGRATHGGQL, from the coding sequence ATGGCCTCCATCGGGCACATCGTCGCGCGTACTCCCTCCGGCGAGGTTCTTTCACGCGCGCAGCAGCGCGCGATGCTCGTTCCTGACTGCCTCGTCGAGGCACGCCGGATCGCCAATACCGTCATCTCCGGCTGGCACGGCCGGCGCAAGCGCGGCATCGGCGAGAACTTCTGGCAGTTCCGGCCCTACAGCGAAGGTGAGAGCCTGTCGCGCATCGACTGGCGTCGCTCGGCCAAGGACGACCATACCTATGTCCGCGATCGCGAATGGGAAGCCGCGCACACGATTTGGCTCTGGGCCGACCTTTCCCCCTCGATGATGTACAAATCGACGCTCGGCGCCGTCTCAAAGGAGAGCCGTGCGCTGGTGCTGATGCTGGCGCTCGCCGAAATCCTCGCCCGCTCCGGCGAGCGGATCGGCTGTCCCGGCGTGATGGAGCCGGTCTCGGCGCGCAACGCTGCAGAGCGGCTCGCGACCGCGATCATGCTGAGCCCGCTTGCCGAAGGCTTGCCCGACACAGGTATGATCCGTGGCGCCAGCGATCTGGTCCTGATCGGCGATTTCCTCGACCCGGCGGACAAGGTGATGGAACGCCTCGGGCCGCTTGCACGCCGCGGCTTGCGGGGACATGTCGTAGAGATCGCCGACCCCGCCGAGGAAGTCTTCCCCTATGCCGGCCGGACCGAATTCACCGATCCGGAAACGGGCGAGAAGCTAACCGCCGGCCGCGCCGAGATCCTGCGCGAGGATTATCAGCGCGCCTATCGCGCCCGCCGTGACAGCCTCGGCGATAGCCTTCGCCATCTCGGTTGGACCTTCATTCCACATAGGACGGATCGCCCGGCGTCGGAGGCGCTGGTCGCGGTGCACATGTATCTGTCCGGAATGCCCGGCCGGGCGACGCATGGAGGGCAGCTATGA
- a CDS encoding DUF4159 domain-containing protein, protein MIGGLSFVFANPAMLAALVALPVIWWLLRMTPPRPAAEVFPPLRILASVIKREETPSKSPWWLTLLRMLMAAAVIFAIADPVFNPRSNTLATSGPLALLIDNSWAAAPDWERRVEAASALIDDAEAKDLAVSIVFTGERQHDATPGSAGTARNRLAAVGPEPLPADRRSAIAAMQTAFRDAPPGTIAFITDGIETDGKTMETLAGIGAADLKVIEADGSQAVALTDSSNESNGMAVTASRLKTDDSRSFPIVAFDARGRAIANGTIDFAPGAATAKGTIEAPFELRNDFARIGIEGAATAGATHLLDDGFRRRRVALLSGEARDLSQPLLSPLYYINRALAPYADLVEPRETDLAVAIPELLQQRPSVLIMADIGRLPEETYPLLAKWIDNGGTLIRFAGPRLAAAPADDPLVPVTLRQGERALGGALSWSEPQPLADYPLNSPFAGMPRPTDILVKRQVLAEPTADLVERTWANLADGTPLVTTAARGTGRIILFHVSAEATWSNLPISGHFVEMLRRSVQLSRSGGIAPEGRAAQPQTLPPYRLLNADGVLVAETANARPLDIVPGKAPLATPENPPGLYGSEDGFTALNLLPRDAQLKRIDMAAAGPYTSERLTAAESWSLKPALLTLALLLLLADAAIVLFMGGAFSRLRMAKAAAALFLVMAAAALLPPPQAFADDARPDDARILERLDTTHLAYVVTGEQDVDRLSESGLRGLTDFLTYRTTLEPGAPVGLDISKDELSFYPIIYWPISASAPMPSPQTVSRIDAYMRAGGTVLFDTRDQFSSLGASSGGTSPNAERLQAILANLDIPPLEPVPADHVLTKAFYLLTNFPGRYTGSPLWIEALLDNREEPSDRPARSGDGVTPIMITGNDFAGAWAVDSNGVAVLPTVPPDEIQREYAFRSGVNIMMYMLTGNYKADQVHVPALLERLGQ, encoded by the coding sequence ATGATAGGCGGCCTCTCCTTCGTCTTCGCCAATCCGGCCATGCTCGCAGCCCTCGTCGCGCTGCCGGTGATCTGGTGGCTGCTGCGCATGACGCCGCCCAGACCCGCAGCCGAGGTTTTTCCGCCGCTGCGCATCCTCGCCTCGGTTATCAAGCGCGAGGAGACGCCGTCGAAGAGCCCTTGGTGGCTGACGCTTCTTAGAATGCTGATGGCGGCCGCCGTCATTTTTGCAATCGCCGATCCGGTCTTCAACCCGCGCAGCAACACGCTCGCCACATCCGGCCCGCTGGCGTTGCTGATCGACAATAGCTGGGCGGCCGCACCGGACTGGGAGCGGCGCGTCGAGGCTGCCTCGGCTTTGATCGATGACGCCGAAGCGAAGGACCTTGCCGTGTCCATCGTCTTTACCGGCGAGCGCCAGCACGACGCGACGCCGGGATCGGCCGGAACGGCGCGCAATCGGCTCGCAGCGGTGGGCCCCGAACCGCTGCCAGCCGACCGGCGGTCCGCCATCGCTGCCATGCAAACGGCCTTCAGGGACGCACCGCCCGGAACGATCGCCTTCATCACCGACGGCATCGAGACCGACGGCAAGACCATGGAGACGCTGGCAGGCATCGGCGCGGCCGACCTCAAGGTGATCGAGGCGGACGGGAGCCAGGCGGTCGCGCTCACCGATAGCAGCAACGAGTCGAACGGTATGGCAGTGACGGCGAGCCGACTGAAGACCGACGACAGCCGCTCTTTCCCGATCGTCGCTTTCGACGCGCGCGGCCGTGCGATTGCGAACGGCACGATCGATTTCGCGCCCGGCGCGGCGACCGCGAAGGGAACAATCGAGGCTCCCTTCGAACTGCGCAACGACTTCGCCCGCATCGGCATCGAAGGCGCCGCAACCGCCGGCGCGACGCACCTCCTCGACGACGGCTTCCGCCGCCGCCGCGTGGCTTTGCTCAGCGGCGAGGCACGCGACCTCTCGCAGCCGCTGCTGTCTCCCCTCTACTACATCAATCGGGCGCTCGCCCCCTATGCCGACCTCGTCGAGCCGCGCGAAACCGATCTCGCGGTCGCCATTCCGGAACTCTTGCAGCAGCGGCCGTCGGTCCTCATCATGGCCGATATCGGCCGCCTGCCGGAAGAGACCTATCCGCTGCTTGCGAAATGGATCGACAACGGCGGCACACTGATCCGTTTCGCCGGCCCGCGGCTTGCCGCCGCGCCCGCCGACGATCCGCTTGTGCCCGTGACGCTTCGGCAGGGCGAGCGGGCGCTTGGCGGGGCACTTTCCTGGTCCGAGCCGCAGCCGCTCGCCGATTATCCATTGAACAGCCCCTTTGCGGGCATGCCCCGCCCCACCGATATCCTCGTCAAGCGGCAGGTCCTGGCCGAACCGACCGCCGATCTCGTCGAGCGGACCTGGGCAAACCTCGCCGACGGCACGCCGCTGGTGACGACGGCGGCACGCGGCACAGGCCGCATCATCCTCTTCCATGTCAGCGCCGAGGCCACCTGGTCGAACCTGCCGATCTCCGGACATTTCGTCGAAATGCTCCGCCGCAGCGTCCAGCTTTCGCGCAGCGGCGGCATCGCCCCTGAAGGCCGGGCGGCGCAGCCACAGACGCTGCCGCCCTATCGGCTGCTAAACGCCGACGGCGTGCTTGTCGCCGAAACCGCCAATGCCCGCCCGCTCGACATCGTGCCGGGTAAAGCGCCCTTGGCCACGCCGGAGAATCCGCCTGGCCTCTATGGTTCCGAGGACGGATTCACCGCGCTGAACCTGCTGCCGCGCGACGCTCAGCTCAAGCGCATCGACATGGCGGCCGCCGGCCCGTACACATCCGAGCGGCTCACAGCGGCGGAGAGCTGGTCGCTGAAACCGGCGCTGCTGACGCTCGCATTGCTGCTGCTGCTCGCCGATGCCGCGATTGTTCTCTTCATGGGCGGTGCCTTTTCGCGCTTGCGCATGGCGAAAGCGGCAGCAGCATTGTTCCTCGTGATGGCCGCGGCCGCTCTTCTCCCGCCTCCGCAAGCCTTTGCGGACGACGCGCGGCCGGATGACGCGCGCATTCTGGAACGGCTCGACACCACCCATCTCGCCTATGTCGTCACCGGCGAGCAAGACGTGGACCGTCTCTCCGAGAGCGGACTTCGCGGTCTCACCGATTTCCTCACCTATCGCACGACGCTCGAGCCGGGCGCCCCGGTCGGCCTCGACATCTCCAAGGACGAGCTCAGCTTCTATCCGATCATCTACTGGCCTATCTCGGCCAGCGCACCGATGCCGAGCCCGCAGACCGTCAGCCGCATAGACGCCTATATGCGCGCCGGCGGTACGGTGTTGTTCGACACGCGCGATCAGTTCTCCTCGCTCGGCGCCTCCTCGGGCGGCACGAGCCCGAACGCCGAACGCCTGCAGGCGATCCTCGCCAATCTCGATATACCGCCGCTGGAGCCTGTTCCGGCCGACCATGTTCTGACCAAGGCCTTCTATCTGCTGACGAATTTTCCCGGCCGCTACACCGGCAGCCCGCTCTGGATCGAGGCCCTGCTCGACAATCGCGAGGAGCCGAGCGACCGCCCGGCGCGTTCGGGCGACGGCGTGACGCCGATCATGATCACCGGCAACGACTTTGCCGGCGCCTGGGCGGTGGATTCCAACGGTGTCGCGGTGCTGCCGACGGTTCCGCCGGACGAGATACAGCGCGAATATGCCTTCCGCTCCGGCGTCAACATCATGATGTATATGTTGACCGGCAACTACAAAGCCGACCAGGTGCACGTGCCCGCCCTGCTCGAGCGGCTCGGACAGTGA
- a CDS encoding membrane protein has protein sequence MTVDFSPLLAWPYLAALSLIAAALAALGLWRGVRGAWIRTAALVAFCLALANPVLFQEERQPLSTIVAVVVDRSQSQENGDRREQTDRALADLKERLARFPQIEARIVEAADGEESEAPSTKLFGALTTALADVPPARVGGAVFITDGQIHDVPDVNQKLGFDAPIHGLISGRPDEFDRRIEIVSAPRFGIVGEQQKLTFRVVDEGAAPGGSAEVTIRLNGNEIATELAEPGTDVPFSFTVPRGGNNILEFAVNPVAGEVTEANNRAVHVLDGIRENLRVLLVSGEPHAGERAWRNLLKSDAAVDLVHFTILRPPEKQDGTPINELSLIAFPTRELFVDKISEFDLIIFDRYQHRGVLPILYYDNIAQYVQNGGALLIAAGPEHAGNDSIAATPLSAVLPATPTGVMTETAFFPRLSEEGKKHPVTRGLEGASSEPPAWGRWFRTVDVDRPLGQTVMEAADGKPLLVLNRVGKGRVAMLLSDQGWLWARGFEGGGPHISLYRRTAHWLMQEPALEEEALTARALGRTLEITRQTIEGDPGQATLTYPSGRTQEVTLTEREPGLYKAEVKSDEIGLFEVANDELTTLVHVGNVDAPEFKAAISTEERLKPWAEKTKGLVRRLADADGPVDLPSILPVRGAVRVADDERLSLRMTDETVLKGVNSLSLFAGLFGLAALLFLISATWYREGR, from the coding sequence ATGACCGTCGACTTTTCGCCACTTCTTGCCTGGCCCTATCTCGCGGCATTGTCGCTCATCGCAGCCGCGCTGGCGGCGCTCGGGCTCTGGCGCGGCGTTCGCGGTGCTTGGATCAGGACGGCCGCTCTCGTCGCGTTCTGCCTCGCCCTTGCAAATCCCGTTCTCTTCCAGGAGGAGCGCCAGCCGCTCTCGACCATCGTCGCTGTGGTTGTCGACCGCAGCCAGAGCCAAGAGAATGGCGACCGCCGCGAACAGACCGACCGGGCGCTCGCCGATCTCAAGGAACGTCTTGCGCGCTTTCCCCAGATCGAGGCGCGCATCGTCGAGGCCGCCGACGGCGAGGAGAGCGAAGCTCCCTCGACGAAGCTCTTCGGCGCGCTCACAACGGCACTGGCCGATGTGCCGCCCGCCCGCGTCGGCGGCGCTGTCTTCATCACCGACGGCCAAATCCACGATGTGCCGGACGTGAACCAGAAGCTCGGCTTCGATGCGCCCATTCATGGACTGATCAGCGGGCGGCCGGACGAGTTCGACCGGCGCATCGAAATCGTGAGCGCGCCCCGCTTCGGCATTGTCGGCGAGCAGCAGAAGCTGACGTTCCGCGTTGTGGACGAAGGAGCGGCGCCCGGCGGCAGCGCCGAGGTCACGATTCGTCTCAACGGCAACGAGATCGCCACCGAGCTCGCGGAACCGGGGACAGACGTACCGTTCAGTTTCACCGTTCCGCGCGGCGGCAACAACATCCTTGAATTCGCCGTCAATCCTGTCGCCGGCGAAGTAACGGAGGCGAACAACCGCGCCGTCCACGTGCTCGACGGCATTCGCGAGAACCTGCGCGTGCTGCTCGTTTCCGGCGAGCCGCATGCCGGCGAGCGAGCCTGGCGCAATCTCCTCAAATCCGACGCCGCCGTCGATCTCGTGCACTTCACCATCCTGCGGCCGCCGGAAAAGCAGGACGGCACGCCGATCAACGAGCTCTCGCTCATCGCCTTTCCGACGCGCGAGCTTTTCGTCGACAAGATCAGCGAGTTCGATCTCATCATCTTCGACCGCTACCAGCACCGCGGCGTGCTGCCGATTCTCTACTACGACAACATCGCGCAATACGTTCAGAACGGCGGCGCCTTGCTGATTGCCGCGGGACCGGAGCACGCCGGCAATGATTCGATCGCTGCCACTCCGCTTTCGGCGGTTTTGCCCGCGACCCCGACCGGCGTCATGACCGAAACGGCCTTCTTCCCGCGGCTTTCCGAGGAGGGAAAGAAGCATCCGGTCACGCGCGGCCTCGAAGGCGCATCGAGCGAGCCGCCGGCCTGGGGCCGCTGGTTCCGCACCGTCGACGTCGACCGGCCGCTCGGCCAGACGGTAATGGAGGCGGCGGACGGCAAGCCGCTGCTCGTCCTCAACCGCGTCGGCAAGGGACGCGTGGCGATGCTGCTCTCCGACCAGGGCTGGCTCTGGGCACGCGGCTTCGAAGGCGGCGGACCGCACATTTCGCTCTATCGCCGCACCGCCCACTGGCTCATGCAGGAGCCGGCGCTCGAAGAGGAGGCGCTCACCGCGCGCGCCCTCGGCCGGACATTGGAGATCACCCGTCAAACGATCGAGGGCGACCCCGGCCAGGCGACGCTCACCTATCCCTCCGGCAGGACCCAGGAGGTCACCCTTACCGAACGCGAGCCGGGCCTCTACAAGGCAGAGGTCAAGAGCGATGAAATCGGCCTTTTCGAGGTGGCGAACGACGAGCTGACGACGCTCGTCCATGTCGGCAATGTCGACGCGCCGGAGTTCAAGGCGGCGATCTCGACGGAGGAAAGGCTCAAGCCCTGGGCGGAAAAGACGAAGGGGCTTGTCCGCCGGCTGGCGGACGCCGACGGACCGGTCGATCTCCCTTCGATCCTGCCTGTTCGCGGCGCGGTGCGCGTCGCTGACGATGAGCGCCTGTCGCTGCGCATGACCGACGAGACGGTACTGAAGGGCGTCAATTCGCTGTCGCTCTTCGCGGGCCTTTTCGGCCTCGCCGCCCTCCTCTTCCTGATTTCCGCCACCTGGTATCGCGAGGGCCGGTGA
- a CDS encoding GNAT family N-acetyltransferase has product MKKHDLVYLTEDASHDAAIEIINEEAFGPGRFARAAARIREQGPHDRSLSFICADDGETIASVRMTPVIAGSVRGHLLGPLAVRPSHKNKGIGRELVRIAVEAARRKGSEAVILVGDPPYYQPLGFEKVRCGALEFPGPVDPARVLVVPIAADVHMRLEGVIAWRDDGVAPAVEAVAEQQAHGAAA; this is encoded by the coding sequence ATGAAAAAGCACGATCTCGTCTATCTGACTGAAGACGCGTCCCACGACGCAGCCATCGAAATCATCAATGAAGAAGCCTTCGGCCCAGGCCGCTTCGCCCGCGCTGCTGCGCGAATTCGCGAGCAGGGGCCGCACGACCGGTCGCTTTCCTTCATCTGCGCCGACGACGGCGAAACGATCGCTTCCGTGCGGATGACGCCGGTGATCGCCGGGTCCGTCCGGGGACACCTGCTCGGTCCTCTTGCCGTGCGGCCGTCGCACAAGAACAAGGGCATCGGCCGTGAACTGGTGCGCATCGCAGTCGAGGCCGCGCGGCGGAAGGGGTCCGAGGCGGTGATCCTCGTCGGCGATCCGCCCTATTACCAGCCGCTCGGTTTCGAGAAGGTACGCTGCGGCGCGCTCGAATTCCCCGGTCCGGTCGATCCGGCCCGGGTGCTGGTGGTGCCGATCGCGGCGGATGTTCACATGCGGCTCGAAGGCGTGATCGCCTGGCGGGATGACGGCGTGGCGCCGGCCGTCGAGGCTGTCGCGGAGCAGCAGGCGCACGGCGCGGCGGCTTGA
- a CDS encoding glutathione S-transferase family protein — translation MGRLVDGVWQDVWYDTRATNGHFKRSESQFRNWVTADGSPGPSGTGGFKAEAGRYHLYVSLACPWAHRTLIFRKLKKLEDIVSLSIVDPLMQANGWEFKGENGGTVDHLFGSRALWEVYVRAEPIYSGRVTVPVLWDKQKNTIVSNESAEIIRMFNSAFDYLTGSTEDFCPKELRAEIDALNARIYDAVNNGVYKAGFATKQAAYEESVTALFAMLDELEGRLASRRYLLGDRMTEADWRLFTTLVRFDPVYIGHFKCNIRRLADYPNLHGYLRDLYQVPGVAETVNMHHIKQHYYRSHTMINPTGIVPVGPVVDLGAPHGRDDL, via the coding sequence ATGGGCAGGCTGGTGGATGGCGTCTGGCAGGACGTCTGGTACGACACGCGTGCAACCAACGGCCATTTCAAGCGCAGCGAGTCGCAGTTCCGCAACTGGGTCACCGCCGATGGGTCGCCCGGCCCTTCCGGCACGGGCGGCTTCAAGGCGGAAGCGGGCCGTTACCACCTCTACGTCTCGCTCGCCTGCCCCTGGGCCCATCGCACGCTGATCTTCCGCAAGCTCAAGAAACTCGAAGACATCGTCTCGCTCTCGATCGTCGATCCGCTGATGCAGGCGAATGGCTGGGAATTCAAAGGCGAGAATGGCGGTACCGTCGACCACCTGTTCGGCTCGCGCGCCCTGTGGGAGGTCTATGTGCGCGCCGAGCCTATCTACTCCGGCCGGGTAACCGTGCCGGTTCTCTGGGACAAGCAGAAGAACACGATCGTCTCGAACGAATCCGCCGAAATCATCCGGATGTTCAACTCGGCCTTCGACTATCTCACCGGCTCGACCGAGGATTTCTGTCCGAAAGAACTGCGGGCGGAAATCGATGCGCTGAACGCGCGCATCTACGACGCCGTCAATAACGGCGTCTACAAGGCCGGTTTCGCAACCAAGCAGGCGGCCTATGAGGAGAGCGTGACGGCCCTCTTCGCCATGCTGGATGAGCTCGAAGGCCGCCTCGCCTCACGGCGCTATCTCCTCGGCGACCGCATGACCGAAGCCGACTGGCGCCTGTTCACGACGCTCGTCCGCTTCGATCCGGTCTATATCGGTCACTTCAAATGCAATATCCGTCGCCTCGCCGACTATCCGAATCTTCATGGCTATCTGCGCGATCTCTATCAGGTGCCGGGCGTCGCCGAGACGGTGAACATGCACCACATCAAGCAGCACTATTACCGGAGCCACACGATGATCAATCCGACCGGCATCGTGCCGGTGGGGCCGGTCGTCGACCTCGGCGCTCCGCACGGGCGAGATGATCTTTAG
- a CDS encoding NUDIX domain-containing protein → MDENRRQELLNWRLRLLTRFAHVYFAFSRGMTLGVRAACFDDSGRVFLVRHSYLPGWHFPGGGLDRNETAVEGLVRELQEEGNLLLAAPPLLFQVYYNRGTSKRDHVIFFRCDNVRQEQPKRADLEIAAADFFSLDELPADTTPATRRRLAELAGAATPDTFW, encoded by the coding sequence ATGGACGAGAACCGCCGGCAGGAGTTGCTTAACTGGCGGCTCCGCCTGTTGACGCGGTTCGCCCATGTCTACTTTGCCTTCTCGCGCGGCATGACGCTCGGGGTCCGGGCCGCCTGTTTCGACGACAGTGGTCGGGTCTTCCTCGTCAGGCACTCCTACCTTCCCGGATGGCATTTCCCGGGCGGCGGCCTCGACCGCAACGAAACGGCGGTGGAGGGGCTTGTTCGCGAGCTTCAGGAGGAGGGCAATCTCCTGCTGGCGGCACCGCCGCTGCTCTTCCAGGTCTATTACAACCGGGGCACCAGCAAGCGCGATCACGTCATCTTCTTCCGCTGCGACAATGTTCGCCAAGAGCAGCCGAAGCGCGCCGACCTCGAAATCGCCGCGGCGGACTTCTTCTCGCTCGACGAACTCCCTGCGGACACGACGCCGGCAACCCGGCGCCGGCTCGCCGAACTTGCGGGAGCGGCGACGCCGGATACATTCTGGTAG
- a CDS encoding metallophosphoesterase, with translation MFKLAHISDVHLGPLPELTLRELASKRITGFVNWHRNRVRHLFPGTLDCLMEDIEKRQPDHLAITGDLVNLASSLEIEAVSAWLAEAGDPGDISIVPGNHDAYVPGAYEKITRAWYPYMRSDDSPSGWLKNHACFPYMRVRGPVALIGCSTAVATPPFAASGYFGPRQARTTVNLLRAAGEAGLFRIVMIHHPPIRGATSMHKRMIGIRRFAATISSGGAELVLHGHTHLNTVYWLKGHAAPVPVVGIASASQGPGGSKPVAAYNLFSVTGGPGGWHLTRERYALGADAKGVTLAETTRF, from the coding sequence ATGTTCAAACTTGCGCATATATCGGACGTCCATCTCGGGCCCCTGCCGGAACTTACTCTCCGTGAACTTGCCTCCAAGCGGATCACCGGCTTCGTCAACTGGCACAGAAACCGGGTGCGTCATCTCTTCCCCGGCACGCTCGACTGCCTGATGGAGGACATCGAAAAGCGCCAGCCGGATCACCTGGCAATCACCGGGGACCTTGTCAATCTTGCCTCGTCCTTGGAGATCGAGGCGGTGAGCGCTTGGCTCGCGGAGGCCGGCGACCCGGGCGACATCTCCATCGTGCCCGGCAATCACGATGCCTATGTGCCCGGCGCCTATGAAAAGATAACGCGCGCCTGGTATCCCTACATGCGCAGCGACGATAGCCCCTCCGGATGGCTGAAGAACCACGCCTGTTTCCCCTATATGCGGGTGCGCGGGCCGGTGGCGCTTATCGGCTGCTCGACGGCCGTTGCCACCCCGCCCTTCGCCGCCAGCGGCTACTTCGGTCCGCGGCAGGCGCGAACGACCGTCAATCTCCTGCGCGCCGCGGGCGAGGCCGGTCTCTTCCGCATCGTCATGATCCACCATCCGCCGATCCGCGGCGCGACCTCCATGCACAAGCGCATGATCGGCATCCGCCGTTTCGCCGCGACCATCTCTTCCGGCGGCGCCGAACTGGTCCTGCACGGTCACACGCATCTCAATACGGTCTACTGGCTCAAGGGGCATGCGGCACCCGTGCCGGTCGTCGGCATCGCGTCGGCATCGCAGGGGCCCGGCGGCAGCAAGCCGGTGGCCGCCTACAACCTCTTCTCGGTGACCGGCGGACCGGGGGGCTGGCATCTGACCCGGGAGCGCTACGCGCTCGGTGCCGACGCCAAGGGCGTGACGCTGGCCGAAACGACGCGCTTCTAA